A single window of Anopheles moucheti chromosome 2, idAnoMoucSN_F20_07, whole genome shotgun sequence DNA harbors:
- the LOC128299211 gene encoding cytochrome P450 6a22-like: MGYVNVVLYLVLPALTLLYYYVKQHYRYWANRNIPQLEASFPVGNMKGVGSKLHFNDVLGEAYSKGKAQSVPLVGLYFMLKPILIVTDLDMVKRILVKDFNSFHDRGLYVNERDDPLSGHLFALDGERWRYLRNKLSPTFTSGKIKQMFATIREIGDEFLASVTRYVDREEAIDVKLLCQCFTCDVVGSCAFGLQCNSLKNEGSKLLEIGDKVFKPPAWRNMLTFLLISYKGIAKRLHLAAFPAEVASFFMPLVTETISDRERKAIERPDFLNLLIQLKNKGTVEDEASEGLKKLTLDEVAAQAFVFFFAGFETSSTTLSFAMFELANNPAIQERVRAEVLEKLKLHDGQITYDALKEMTYLDQVINETLRMYPPVSQLIRVSTQPYAVETAKVTLDRDTMLMIPIYAIHHDASIYPDPERFDPDRFAPDAVHARHTHAFLPFGDGPRNCIGMRFGLLEVKFGIVQMVSKLRFTVSSRMKMPLRMSKSASLLEAEGGIWLNGAKL; this comes from the exons ATGGGTTACGTCAACGTGGTGTTATATTTGGTGTTGCCAGCCCTCACTCTGCTTTACTACTATGTGAAGCAGCACTATCGTTACTGGGCAAATCGGAACATACCGCAGTTGGAGGCATCGTTTCCCGTCGGTAACATGAAAGGCGTTGGCTCCAAGCTGCACTTTAACGATGTGTTGGGCGAAGCGTACAGCAAGGGCAAAGCGCAATCGGTTCCACTCGTGGGATTATATTTCATGCTCAAGCCCATACTTATAGTGACCGATCTGGACATGGTGAAACGGATTCTGGTGAAAGATTTCAACAGCTTCCACGATCGTGGCCTGTACGTGAACGAACGGGATGACCCGCTGTCCGGACATTTGTTTGCGCTGGACGGTGAACGGTGGCGCTATCTGCGCAACAAGCTCAGCCCCACGTTCACCTCCGGCAAGATCAAGCAGATGTTTGCCACGATACGCGAGATCGGCGATGAGTTTCTCGCATCAGTGACACGATACGTCGACCGGGAAGAAGCGATCGATGTGAAGCTGCTGTGTCAGTGCTTTACGTGCGATGTGGTGGGCTCGTGTGCCTTCGGATTGCAGTGCAATTCGCTGAAAAATGAGGGCTCCAAGCTGCTCGAAATCGGTGACAAAGTGTTTAAACCACCTGCCTGGCGTAACATGTTAACGTTTCTGTTAATTTCATATAAGGGCATAGCGAAACGGTTACATCTGGCAGCGTTCCCTGCCGAAGTGGCATCGTTCTTCATGCCCCTAGTGACTGAGACGATCAGCGATCGGGAACGGAAGGCGATAGAACGGCCCGATTTCCTTAATCTGTTGATACAGCTCAAAAACAAGGGCACGGTCGAGGACGAAGCGTCGGAAGGGTTGAAAAAGCTCACGCTAGACGAGGTGGCTGCCCAggcgtttgtgtttttcttcgccgGGTTTGAAACCTCCTCGACCACACTGTCGTTTGCGATGTTCGAGCTGGCCAACAATCCAGCGATTCAGGAGCGGGTGCGTGCCGAAGTGTTGGAAAAGCTGAAACTTCACGACGGCCAGATTACGTACGACGCACTCAAGGAGATGACGTACCTCGATCAGGTCATTAATG AGACTCTTCGCATGTATCCACCGGTGTCGCAGTTGATACGTGTCTCGACGCAACCGTACGCGGTGGAAACAGCGAAGGTGACGCTGGACCGTGACACGATGCTGATGATACCGATCTACGCGATACATCACGATGCCAGCATCTATCCCGACCCGGAACGTTTCGACCCCGACCGGTTCGCACCGGACGCGGTACACGCCAGACATACGCATGCATTTCTGCCGTTCGGCGATGGGCCACGCAACTGCATCGGGATGCGATTTGGGCTGCTGGAGGTGAAGTTTGGCATTGTGCAGATGGTGAGCAAACTGCGCTTCACCGTCAGCTCGCGAATGAAGATGCCGCTGAGAATGTCCAAATCGGCTTCCTTGCTGGAGGCC